From Prosthecobacter sp., the proteins below share one genomic window:
- a CDS encoding DNA-binding protein, with translation MRNTEFEDERRPPPNPPLHSEKIVTDRKIFFLDLKENDRGKFIKITEDVRGRRDTIILPIDAAQEFMDAMMRTLDAAGVDE, from the coding sequence ATGAGGAACACAGAATTCGAAGACGAACGGCGTCCACCACCCAATCCGCCGTTGCATTCCGAAAAGATCGTCACCGACCGGAAGATTTTCTTCCTCGATCTCAAGGAGAACGACCGCGGCAAATTCATCAAGATCACCGAGGACGTGCGCGGCCGCCGCGACACGATCATCCTCCCGATCGATGCCGCCCAGGAGTTCATGGACGCCATGATGCGCACCCTGGACGCCGCCGGTGTGGATGAGTGA
- a CDS encoding SRPBCC family protein, giving the protein MPVHTLLTKQIIPVPWSRVWEFFSNPRNLARITPPGMDFEILTPDLPERLREGLMITHRLRPLFGIPVTWLTEITQVVEMERFIDEQRIGPYAVWHHEHEFHDLDGERTEMVDRVTYVLPFGPLGDLAHLWLVKPQLERIFAHREKAVRELFPA; this is encoded by the coding sequence ATGCCTGTTCATACTCTGCTGACGAAACAGATCATTCCAGTTCCTTGGTCGCGCGTGTGGGAGTTTTTCTCGAACCCGCGGAATCTGGCGCGAATCACGCCGCCGGGGATGGATTTTGAAATCCTGACGCCGGATTTGCCGGAACGTCTGCGTGAAGGGCTGATGATCACGCATCGGCTACGGCCGCTGTTTGGCATTCCGGTGACGTGGCTGACGGAAATCACGCAGGTGGTGGAAATGGAGCGGTTCATTGATGAACAGCGCATCGGTCCGTATGCGGTGTGGCATCATGAGCATGAATTTCACGATCTGGACGGCGAACGCACGGAAATGGTGGACCGCGTGACTTACGTTCTGCCGTTCGGCCCGCTGGGTGATCTGGCACATCTATGGCTGGTGAAGCCGCAGTTGGAGCGCATCTTTGCGCATCGCGAGAAGGCGGTGCGGGAGTTGTTCCCGGCTTGA
- a CDS encoding DUF4870 domain-containing protein, producing the protein MESPTPPPALPSSAVTQDEKTLGIVMHVLCLVGFPLIGPLIIWLIKKDQSQYLDLQGRELLNFQISYFIYAFVAFLLCFVLVGVVLLPVIAIAMIVLTIIGIVSAAEGKVYRFPLTIRML; encoded by the coding sequence ATGGAATCTCCCACTCCACCTCCCGCCCTGCCTTCGTCCGCCGTCACTCAGGATGAAAAGACGCTCGGCATCGTCATGCACGTGCTCTGTCTCGTCGGTTTTCCGCTCATCGGCCCGCTCATCATCTGGCTCATCAAAAAAGATCAAAGCCAGTACCTCGATCTGCAAGGCCGTGAGCTGCTGAACTTCCAGATCAGCTACTTCATCTACGCTTTTGTTGCCTTCCTGCTGTGTTTTGTGCTCGTTGGTGTCGTGCTGCTGCCGGTGATTGCCATTGCCATGATCGTGCTCACCATCATCGGCATCGTGAGCGCCGCCGAGGGGAAGGTGTATCGCTTCCCGCTCACGATCCGCATGCTTTGA
- a CDS encoding RNA polymerase sigma factor: MERATADQLEALHPDAFGWAMHCCAGDHARAEDVLQNAYLKLAQERARHDGRSSFKTWWFGVIRFTAHEEFRRQRYRESLLGKLLAQITVEAHDPRPSPSRKMEMDERTAELRRCLQQLPARQAEVLHLVFYQDLTINEAAQVMRVGLGSARQHYERGKARLRTLLQPASDHE; encoded by the coding sequence ATGGAACGCGCCACCGCCGACCAGCTCGAAGCCCTGCATCCCGACGCCTTTGGCTGGGCGATGCATTGCTGTGCGGGCGATCATGCACGGGCGGAGGACGTGCTGCAAAACGCCTACCTCAAGCTCGCGCAGGAACGCGCGCGGCACGACGGCCGCTCCAGCTTCAAGACCTGGTGGTTTGGCGTGATCCGCTTCACCGCGCACGAGGAGTTCCGACGGCAGCGCTATCGCGAATCCCTGCTGGGCAAATTGTTGGCTCAAATCACCGTCGAGGCGCACGACCCGCGTCCATCGCCGTCACGAAAGATGGAGATGGACGAACGTACCGCAGAACTGCGGCGCTGTTTGCAACAACTGCCCGCACGGCAGGCGGAGGTGCTGCATCTCGTGTTTTATCAGGATCTCACCATCAACGAGGCGGCTCAGGTGATGCGGGTGGGCCTCGGCTCGGCGCGTCAGCATTACGAACGCGGCAAGGCGCGCCTGCGCACGCTGCTGCAACCCGCTTCCGACCATGAATGA
- a CDS encoding RNA-binding protein, which produces MNTKMYVGNLPFAAQEQDIRELFSQYGGVTEVFLPMDRESGRPRGFAFVTMDSAEAMNAAINAQNGQEFLGRKLAINEARPREERPAGGGGGGGGRGGYGGGGGGGGGRGGYGGGGGGGGRGGYGGGGGGGKRGGGGFDRGSRGGDGGGGEGW; this is translated from the coding sequence ATGAATACCAAGATGTATGTGGGCAATCTGCCCTTCGCCGCTCAAGAACAAGACATTCGTGAGCTGTTCTCCCAGTATGGTGGTGTCACCGAAGTCTTCCTCCCGATGGACCGTGAAAGCGGTCGTCCGCGTGGGTTTGCCTTCGTGACCATGGACTCCGCAGAAGCCATGAATGCCGCGATCAATGCGCAAAACGGCCAGGAATTCCTGGGCCGCAAGCTGGCCATCAATGAAGCCCGCCCGCGTGAAGAACGCCCGGCAGGTGGTGGCGGCGGCGGCGGTGGACGCGGCGGCTACGGCGGTGGTGGCGGCGGCGGCGGCGGCCGTGGCGGCTACGGTGGCGGCGGCGGCGGTGGTGGTCGCGGCGGCTACGGCGGTGGCGGCGGCGGTGGCAAACGCGGTGGCGGCGGCTTTGACCGTGGCAGCCGTGGTGGCGACGGCGGCGGCGGCGAAGGCTGGTAA
- a CDS encoding periplasmic heavy metal sensor, with amino-acid sequence MKIIVCFLLLLVTVSLPAANVEDWLKSGLLHPDLIASVREELALTDDQQSKFNAQLNEARQQAEPLEQAVKEQQKALNHLLKDTTTTAEAASAQLTKLLEAEAAVKQLQLRTLIGVRYVLTPEQLGKAQKLGPPKMAAKSNAESPVMEKAGKLRAAVEALGVPPTEAMKTRGAEIEALIKSGDLAAADAALDKLIEDSRFKELETEDDVVDFSKFETGSADLESLRQRYEAVQVAGQEIISLPLMRQMIQAKKAFEEAKEAQDADKVGRILTYVEGKLKQ; translated from the coding sequence ATGAAAATCATTGTCTGTTTCCTTCTACTGCTCGTCACCGTGAGTCTGCCCGCCGCCAACGTCGAAGACTGGCTGAAAAGCGGCCTGCTGCATCCTGATTTGATCGCTTCGGTGCGCGAAGAACTCGCACTGACGGACGATCAGCAGTCCAAGTTCAACGCCCAGCTCAATGAAGCCCGCCAGCAGGCCGAACCGCTGGAGCAAGCGGTGAAAGAGCAGCAAAAGGCGCTGAATCACCTGCTCAAAGACACCACCACGACCGCCGAGGCCGCGAGCGCCCAGCTCACGAAGCTGCTCGAAGCCGAAGCCGCCGTGAAACAATTGCAACTGCGCACGTTGATCGGTGTGCGCTATGTTTTGACGCCGGAACAGCTCGGCAAGGCCCAAAAGCTCGGCCCGCCAAAGATGGCGGCGAAAAGCAATGCGGAATCTCCAGTGATGGAGAAGGCCGGCAAGCTCCGCGCAGCGGTGGAAGCGCTCGGCGTGCCCCCGACGGAGGCGATGAAGACGCGTGGTGCCGAGATCGAAGCGCTGATCAAAAGCGGTGATCTCGCCGCGGCGGACGCGGCGCTGGACAAGCTGATCGAGGATTCCCGCTTCAAGGAACTGGAGACTGAGGATGATGTCGTGGACTTTTCGAAGTTCGAGACCGGCAGCGCGGATCTTGAGTCATTGCGCCAGCGTTACGAGGCGGTGCAGGTGGCCGGGCAGGAGATCATTTCACTGCCCTTGATGCGGCAGATGATCCAGGCAAAAAAGGCGTTTGAGGAAGCCAAAGAAGCCCAGGACGCCGACAAGGTGGGCCGCATCTTGACCTATGTGGAAGGCAAGCTGAAGCAGTAA
- a CDS encoding prenyltransferase/squalene oxidase repeat-containing protein: MMDALDSAIANTHAHLESLRHARGHWEGHLSSSALSTATAIVALSLVDRDKHAAHIASGAQWLRDHQNADGGWGDTTLSKSNLSTTLLCWSALHLVGTRSTASDAWIIARVGSLEPQDIAKAVIARYGKDKTFSVPILMLCTLCGTLGKNGWRHVIALPFELAALPRTWFGAIGLPVVSYALPALIAIGHARFHHAPPAWWNPLRWIRALTWPRIRPMLQTLQPGSGGYLEATPLTSFVTMALAGAGQLDHPCLPLAVEFLTRSMRDDGSWPIDTNLATWGTTLSIRAQEGSADTPVRSSASQWLLSQQYRETHPFTNAPPGGWAWTDLPGGVPDADDTSSALIALKKIGHTGDLAIQHGITWLLDLQNRDGGIPTFCRGWGALPFDRSTPEITAHALLAWWTWHDELPPALQTRTVQATQRALRYLQRVRTAENAWLPLWFGNEHTHDESNPVYGTAQVVHYLGENAQLAAQAGDLIQSGLGYLHSAQKADGSFGGDASAPPSIEETAIALHALSLSDSPPSALRPPLAWLLTATRHGTHFPPAPIGLYFARLWYHEQLYPVIWTLGALQAARKVMAREKH, translated from the coding sequence ATGATGGACGCCCTCGACAGCGCCATCGCCAATACGCACGCGCATCTCGAGTCGCTGCGTCACGCACGCGGCCACTGGGAGGGACATCTTTCCAGCAGCGCACTCTCCACGGCGACCGCCATCGTCGCGCTCTCGCTCGTGGATCGCGACAAACACGCCGCTCACATTGCCAGCGGCGCGCAATGGCTTCGCGATCATCAAAACGCCGACGGTGGCTGGGGCGACACCACGCTCAGCAAAAGCAATCTCTCCACCACGCTGCTCTGCTGGAGCGCGCTGCATCTGGTCGGGACACGCAGCACCGCGTCCGACGCATGGATCATCGCCCGCGTTGGTTCGCTCGAACCACAAGACATCGCCAAAGCCGTCATCGCCCGCTACGGGAAGGACAAGACCTTCTCCGTGCCGATCCTCATGCTCTGCACCTTGTGCGGCACCTTGGGGAAGAACGGCTGGCGTCATGTCATCGCGCTGCCCTTCGAACTTGCCGCGCTGCCGCGCACCTGGTTTGGCGCGATTGGTCTGCCGGTCGTCAGCTATGCATTGCCAGCCTTGATCGCCATTGGCCATGCGCGTTTTCATCATGCTCCACCCGCATGGTGGAATCCGCTGCGCTGGATTCGTGCGCTCACCTGGCCGCGCATTCGCCCCATGCTGCAAACGTTGCAGCCCGGCAGCGGCGGTTATTTGGAGGCCACACCGCTCACGAGCTTCGTCACCATGGCGCTCGCCGGTGCCGGGCAGCTTGATCATCCCTGCTTGCCGCTTGCCGTCGAATTTCTCACTCGCTCCATGCGCGACGATGGAAGCTGGCCCATCGACACCAATCTCGCCACCTGGGGCACCACGCTGTCGATTCGTGCTCAAGAAGGGAGCGCGGACACTCCTGTCCGCAGTTCCGCCTCCCAGTGGCTCTTGTCCCAGCAATACCGCGAAACGCATCCCTTCACCAACGCCCCGCCCGGCGGCTGGGCCTGGACCGACCTTCCCGGCGGCGTGCCTGATGCCGACGACACCTCCAGCGCCCTCATCGCGCTCAAAAAAATCGGCCACACCGGCGACTTGGCCATTCAACACGGCATCACCTGGCTTCTCGACCTGCAAAATCGCGATGGCGGCATCCCCACCTTCTGCCGTGGCTGGGGCGCGCTGCCGTTTGACCGCAGCACACCGGAAATCACCGCTCATGCCTTGCTCGCCTGGTGGACGTGGCATGATGAACTTCCGCCGGCGCTTCAAACCCGCACCGTTCAGGCCACACAACGCGCATTGCGTTATCTCCAACGCGTGCGCACCGCTGAAAATGCCTGGCTGCCGCTCTGGTTCGGCAACGAGCACACGCATGACGAATCCAATCCCGTCTATGGCACCGCCCAGGTCGTCCACTACCTCGGAGAAAATGCCCAACTCGCCGCTCAGGCCGGCGATTTGATCCAATCCGGCCTCGGTTACCTCCACTCCGCTCAAAAGGCCGATGGCTCCTTCGGTGGCGATGCCTCAGCGCCTCCCAGCATCGAGGAAACCGCCATCGCTCTGCATGCGCTCAGTCTTTCTGACTCTCCGCCCTCCGCCCTCCGCCCTCCGCTGGCCTGGCTCCTCACCGCCACGCGTCACGGCACCCACTTCCCCCCCGCGCCCATCGGCCTCTACTTCGCCCGCCTTTGGTATCATGAGCAGCTTTATCCGGTCATCTGGACGCTCGGGGCTTTGCAGGCGGCGCGAAAGGTGATGGCTCGTGAGAAGCATTGA
- a CDS encoding MFS transporter, giving the protein MSSPPRPTAVRHQILATATMVAFLMYLDRICLANILSSDSFQKNIHLDQGQIDGIKGAFFWAYALFQVPAGWLSDRFGARMLITIYIAAWSFFTAATSFATGFGTLFAARMLCGLAEAGYYPASSGLMTRWAHIESRGFASSVISWGGRVGGAVAPGLTAFVILQAGDWRWAGWLYGLVGIVVAVCYWRVFRDHPRLHPQCNDAEIALMAEGRGDFQPIKDPPRRFPLLAACRSKNLWLANGVQFFTNIGWAFLILSLPDYLKKVKHLDDGMTGLITTGALTIGILALPIGGLMTDYISKHHGRRLGRMLPMSVTKFGAAALYLLALQMDSAWGMAIAFGAVTFFADLGLPAMWTFMQDISGKCQAQLFGWGNMWGNFGAAIMPMLFSAVLKAFDVNHDFHEGVWLCAGAFVLAGVFALFVNAEKPVMQESV; this is encoded by the coding sequence ATGAGTTCTCCCCCTCGCCCCACCGCCGTCCGCCATCAAATCCTCGCCACGGCGACCATGGTGGCCTTCCTGATGTATCTGGACCGCATCTGTCTGGCGAACATCCTCAGCTCGGACTCATTCCAAAAAAACATCCACCTCGACCAGGGCCAGATCGACGGCATCAAAGGTGCGTTCTTCTGGGCCTACGCGCTGTTTCAGGTGCCCGCCGGCTGGTTGAGCGACCGCTTTGGGGCGCGCATGTTGATCACGATCTACATCGCAGCATGGTCGTTCTTCACGGCGGCGACCAGCTTCGCAACGGGATTTGGAACCTTGTTCGCCGCACGCATGCTGTGCGGACTCGCGGAAGCGGGTTATTACCCCGCCAGCAGCGGGCTGATGACACGCTGGGCTCACATCGAGTCTCGCGGTTTCGCCAGCAGCGTGATCTCCTGGGGCGGGCGTGTCGGCGGCGCGGTGGCTCCTGGATTGACCGCGTTTGTGATCCTGCAAGCCGGTGACTGGCGCTGGGCTGGCTGGCTCTACGGGCTCGTCGGCATCGTTGTGGCAGTGTGTTACTGGAGAGTCTTTCGCGATCATCCTCGCCTGCACCCGCAGTGCAATGACGCGGAGATCGCCCTCATGGCCGAGGGCCGGGGCGACTTCCAGCCCATCAAAGACCCGCCAAGGCGTTTTCCCCTGCTTGCCGCATGCCGCAGCAAAAACCTGTGGCTGGCAAACGGTGTGCAGTTCTTCACCAACATTGGCTGGGCCTTCCTGATCCTGTCGCTGCCGGATTATCTCAAGAAAGTGAAGCATCTCGATGATGGCATGACCGGCCTCATCACCACCGGAGCGTTGACCATCGGCATTCTGGCGCTGCCGATTGGCGGATTGATGACCGACTACATTTCGAAGCACCACGGCAGGCGGCTCGGGCGCATGTTGCCAATGTCGGTGACAAAGTTCGGCGCGGCGGCGCTGTATCTGCTCGCTCTCCAGATGGACTCGGCCTGGGGCATGGCCATCGCATTCGGAGCAGTCACCTTTTTCGCCGATCTCGGCCTGCCGGCGATGTGGACCTTCATGCAGGACATCAGCGGGAAGTGTCAGGCGCAACTCTTCGGCTGGGGGAACATGTGGGGAAATTTCGGCGCGGCCATCATGCCCATGCTTTTCTCCGCCGTGCTGAAGGCCTTCGACGTGAACCACGACTTCCACGAGGGCGTGTGGCTCTGCGCGGGAGCCTTTGTACTCGCCGGGGTCTTTGCCCTGTTCGTGAACGCAGAAAAACCCGTGATGCAGGAGAGCGTGTAA
- a CDS encoding Gfo/Idh/MocA family oxidoreductase has product MQTNPTQTTRRTFIRGTVAGAAGLTALRSFSAPLGANGDVRVAVIGFNGRGAGHIKSLEEIPGVRIVALCDVDSNVLAKGVANQAKKNNTVTAYTDYRKLVLDPEVDAVTIATPNHTHTLIAMTAMAAGKHVYVEKPVCHNIWEGRQLLNAAEKVAKKGLVVQHGMQRRSSPGWQQAMDWVKEGHIGKVTLSRGLNYKSRISTGKVAAPVEAKDGVIKGTFHDLRNVKTDPKGAPQDVDVDYKLWAGPRGIGPVSRTQFHYDWHWQWAFGNGDIGNQGPHQTDVGRWALGNPELLPKRVMSFGGRWGYEDDGETANNQLAFYDYQPAPFIFDNRGLPLKDMDWRLEPVYRVNGKTAAARVGNVIHCEGGYVIEAKAYDNEGNTVMKFDNFNDGPDHMLNFIKSVREGKLINSNLHVSHGFHAASLAHLANISYRLGKAVGVDEVRERIKNDKAGLETFEHFVQNLVDNKIDLNVDKINAGPWLDFDPVTEKFTGEFAEEANKLATENYVEEFKLPEV; this is encoded by the coding sequence ATGCAAACAAACCCAACCCAAACCACCCGCCGCACCTTCATTCGCGGCACTGTCGCCGGAGCAGCCGGCCTCACCGCACTCAGATCCTTCTCCGCACCGCTGGGGGCCAATGGTGACGTCCGTGTCGCGGTCATCGGCTTCAACGGTCGTGGCGCCGGCCACATCAAGAGCCTGGAAGAAATCCCCGGCGTGCGCATCGTCGCTCTCTGTGACGTGGATTCCAACGTGCTCGCGAAAGGCGTCGCCAATCAAGCGAAGAAGAACAACACCGTCACGGCTTACACCGATTACCGGAAGCTCGTGCTCGACCCCGAGGTGGACGCCGTCACCATCGCCACGCCGAACCACACGCACACGCTCATCGCCATGACCGCCATGGCCGCAGGCAAGCACGTCTATGTGGAAAAGCCCGTCTGCCACAACATCTGGGAAGGCCGTCAGCTCTTGAACGCCGCCGAGAAGGTCGCGAAGAAGGGCCTCGTCGTTCAGCACGGCATGCAGCGCCGCTCCAGCCCCGGCTGGCAGCAGGCCATGGACTGGGTCAAGGAAGGCCATATCGGCAAGGTCACGCTCTCTCGCGGCCTCAATTACAAGTCGCGCATTTCCACCGGCAAGGTGGCCGCGCCCGTCGAGGCCAAAGACGGGGTGATCAAGGGCACGTTCCACGATCTGCGCAACGTCAAGACGGATCCCAAGGGAGCACCACAGGACGTGGATGTGGACTACAAGCTGTGGGCCGGTCCGCGCGGCATCGGCCCCGTGAGCCGCACCCAGTTCCATTATGACTGGCACTGGCAGTGGGCCTTCGGCAACGGCGACATCGGCAACCAAGGTCCGCATCAGACCGATGTGGGCCGCTGGGCGCTGGGCAACCCGGAATTGCTGCCCAAGCGCGTGATGAGCTTTGGCGGACGCTGGGGCTACGAAGACGATGGCGAGACCGCCAACAACCAGCTCGCCTTTTACGATTATCAGCCCGCGCCGTTCATCTTCGACAACCGTGGCCTACCCTTGAAGGACATGGACTGGAGACTGGAGCCGGTTTACCGGGTCAATGGCAAGACCGCCGCCGCGCGTGTCGGCAACGTCATCCATTGCGAGGGCGGCTACGTCATCGAGGCCAAGGCCTACGACAACGAGGGGAACACCGTCATGAAGTTCGACAACTTCAATGACGGCCCGGATCACATGCTCAACTTCATCAAGTCCGTGCGCGAAGGGAAGCTCATCAATTCCAACCTCCATGTCTCCCACGGCTTCCACGCTGCCTCGCTCGCCCATCTGGCAAACATCTCTTACCGCCTCGGCAAGGCTGTGGGCGTCGATGAGGTCAGGGAGCGCATCAAGAACGACAAGGCCGGTCTGGAAACCTTCGAGCACTTCGTGCAGAACCTCGTGGACAATAAGATCGACCTCAACGTGGACAAGATCAACGCCGGCCCTTGGCTCGACTTCGACCCCGTCACCGAGAAGTTCACCGGCGAGTTCGCCGAGGAAGCCAACAAGCTCGCCACGGAGAACTATGTCGAGGAGTTCAAGCTGCCGGAAGTTTAG
- a CDS encoding protein kinase — protein sequence MSTASSGSKPTTGWQPPSLEEMQAMLPQYQFECLLGRGGMGAVYKALQVSLDRLVAIKVLPGDLIDDTDANFAERFKNEARTMAKMNHPSIVNVYDFGETRTGLLYIVMEFIDGTDVSKMILSQGKLPEDYALSITAHVCDALAYAHKNGVIHRDIKPANILINMDGAVKVADFGLAKANDAGQSGLTKTNMAMGTPDFVAPEALIPGIPLDGRADLYAIGVMLYQMLAGEIPRGLWTLPGQRLGTDPRFDAIITKAMQTDRDYRYQTAADLRRDLDTILVTPRAALIAQQQAAAEAAARATQSQKQSPTGKDARTAQKKSMLGPVLGIVASVILVAGLYVILTGDDGKKPVPKNDSTASTSPLPKDSSTPKPVENTPPPSSTPPAPEIATTPAPTPTPAPAEPMPATVASTTPAMAAATLAPALARPAPQPVKTTPGWTNLLATADGARDAIAAPWRLENGVLHSPLAAPAHETFTFLQTEPLLNYELRLRVSRDQPGSSMILPFVRGTEAQTVFMDGGAGFTLAGLTSTADQMAKTWFPPDGSSHELFIEVRENRVRISHDGVLQIDHTGPLTPGQTDQAYFKPDKIKGPILGIGVCSGEIIVTQAEIRVIDVVAERKAALFAAHPRIAQIESGFKTRHETDAQQPWLAAVAKLNQSYVANGIGKARAAAQTKGSLYEVTLLDAEKAAIDKGEGVPAEDATDTPASLKALRSTYRAAHAKITAERDAKAAPLYDLYLKALDAHTADLTQGNKIDEATQVKAFRDEIATQRPAIAATTPATGTQAKTSITPAPKAPPGGGSSWRTAADYLVNNGGFFTAFKNGVTVPVTKPAEIPAGRFDIIELTFERLNSVLPPAKDADFAAFNGLRDLRRVHFRPMHNGLSDAAFAFLANNSELTNLNFEGANALTDEVLTHIAGLKKLDYLAIQYADSFTGKGLDKIAGASSITNLEFLASGITDEGMKAISTFKKLQAVRLTSPKITAAGFAALTHLKTLVTLTLNGSTFDDEAASVIVTMPNLTNLDLSSTKITDAGLVKLKSLKKLTSLSLAGTTVTLEAAAEFQKTMPQCRVNR from the coding sequence ATGAGCACCGCATCTTCCGGCTCCAAACCCACCACCGGCTGGCAACCGCCATCGCTGGAGGAAATGCAGGCCATGCTGCCGCAGTATCAGTTCGAGTGCCTGCTCGGTCGCGGCGGCATGGGCGCGGTGTACAAGGCTCTGCAGGTCTCTCTGGACCGTCTGGTGGCCATCAAAGTGCTGCCGGGCGATTTGATCGACGACACCGATGCGAACTTTGCCGAGCGCTTCAAAAACGAGGCGCGTACGATGGCCAAGATGAACCATCCGAGCATCGTGAATGTGTACGACTTCGGCGAGACACGGACCGGCCTGCTCTACATCGTGATGGAGTTCATCGACGGCACGGATGTGTCCAAGATGATCCTTTCTCAAGGCAAGCTGCCGGAGGACTATGCGCTCTCGATCACCGCGCACGTCTGCGACGCGCTGGCCTACGCGCACAAAAACGGCGTCATCCACCGTGACATCAAACCGGCCAACATCCTCATCAACATGGACGGCGCGGTCAAAGTGGCCGACTTCGGACTCGCCAAAGCGAACGATGCAGGCCAGAGCGGCCTGACGAAGACGAACATGGCCATGGGCACCCCGGATTTCGTCGCGCCGGAGGCACTCATCCCCGGCATTCCGCTTGATGGCCGTGCTGACTTGTATGCCATCGGCGTGATGCTGTACCAAATGCTCGCTGGCGAGATTCCGCGTGGCCTCTGGACGCTGCCCGGCCAGCGACTCGGCACCGATCCGCGCTTCGACGCCATCATCACGAAGGCGATGCAGACGGACCGCGATTACCGCTATCAAACAGCCGCCGATCTCCGCCGAGATCTCGACACCATTTTGGTGACACCGCGTGCCGCGCTCATCGCCCAGCAACAGGCCGCCGCCGAGGCCGCCGCACGCGCCACGCAATCACAAAAGCAATCTCCCACCGGCAAAGATGCCAGAACCGCGCAGAAAAAATCCATGCTCGGCCCCGTGCTCGGCATCGTCGCCAGCGTGATCCTCGTCGCGGGCCTTTACGTCATTCTCACGGGTGACGACGGGAAGAAGCCGGTGCCGAAGAATGACAGCACCGCTTCCACCTCGCCCCTGCCGAAAGACTCCAGCACGCCCAAACCAGTCGAAAACACGCCACCTCCCTCCTCCACGCCTCCCGCTCCGGAAATCGCCACCACACCAGCTCCCACGCCGACTCCAGCGCCTGCGGAGCCAATGCCCGCCACCGTCGCCAGCACCACGCCTGCGATGGCAGCCGCGACTCTGGCACCTGCGCTCGCGCGTCCTGCCCCGCAGCCGGTCAAAACCACCCCCGGCTGGACAAACCTCCTCGCCACTGCCGATGGAGCACGGGACGCCATCGCGGCCCCTTGGCGGTTGGAGAATGGCGTGCTGCACAGCCCGCTAGCCGCGCCCGCGCATGAAACCTTCACCTTCCTGCAGACCGAGCCCCTGCTGAATTACGAACTGCGTCTGCGCGTGAGCCGCGACCAGCCCGGCAGCTCGATGATTCTGCCGTTTGTGCGCGGCACGGAGGCTCAGACCGTGTTCATGGATGGCGGCGCGGGCTTCACCCTCGCCGGTTTGACCTCCACGGCGGATCAAATGGCTAAAACCTGGTTCCCACCCGACGGTAGCAGCCATGAGCTGTTCATCGAAGTGCGTGAGAACCGCGTCCGCATAAGCCACGATGGCGTGTTGCAGATCGATCATACCGGTCCCCTGACACCCGGCCAGACCGACCAGGCCTACTTCAAACCCGACAAGATCAAAGGTCCCATCCTCGGCATCGGCGTCTGTTCGGGTGAAATCATCGTCACCCAAGCCGAAATACGCGTGATCGATGTCGTTGCGGAGCGCAAGGCCGCGCTCTTCGCCGCGCATCCGCGCATCGCTCAAATCGAGTCCGGCTTCAAAACCCGCCACGAAACCGACGCCCAGCAGCCGTGGCTCGCCGCTGTCGCCAAACTGAATCAAAGCTACGTCGCCAACGGCATCGGCAAAGCTCGTGCCGCCGCGCAGACCAAAGGCAGCCTCTACGAAGTCACCCTCCTGGATGCTGAGAAAGCTGCCATCGACAAAGGTGAAGGCGTTCCTGCCGAGGACGCCACTGACACGCCCGCATCCCTCAAAGCCCTGCGCTCCACCTACCGTGCCGCCCATGCCAAAATCACCGCCGAGCGCGATGCCAAGGCCGCCCCGCTCTACGATCTCTACCTCAAGGCGCTCGACGCCCACACTGCCGACCTCACCCAAGGCAACAAGATCGACGAAGCGACCCAAGTGAAGGCCTTCCGTGATGAAATAGCCACGCAAAGGCCTGCAATCGCCGCCACCACTCCGGCCACCGGCACGCAGGCGAAGACCTCCATCACACCTGCTCCGAAAGCACCTCCTGGCGGCGGCAGTTCCTGGCGCACCGCCGCCGACTACCTCGTCAACAACGGCGGTTTTTTCACCGCCTTCAAAAACGGCGTCACTGTGCCCGTCACCAAGCCTGCGGAAATCCCCGCCGGCCGCTTCGACATCATCGAACTCACCTTCGAGCGCCTCAACTCCGTCCTCCCTCCCGCCAAGGATGCCGATTTTGCCGCTTTCAACGGCCTGCGTGATCTGCGCCGCGTCCACTTCCGCCCGATGCACAACGGATTGAGCGACGCCGCCTTCGCCTTCCTCGCCAACAACAGCGAGCTGACCAACCTGAATTTCGAGGGTGCCAATGCGCTCACTGACGAAGTGCTCACCCACATCGCCGGCCTCAAAAAGCTCGACTACCTCGCCATCCAGTACGCGGATAGTTTCACCGGCAAGGGCCTCGACAAAATCGCCGGCGCCTCCTCGATCACCAATCTCGAATTTCTCGCATCCGGCATCACCGATGAAGGAATGAAGGCCATCAGCACCTTCAAAAAGCTCCAGGCCGTCCGCCTCACCTCCCCCAAGATCACCGCCGCAGGCTTCGCCGCCCTCACCCATCTTAAAACCCTCGTCACCCTTACTCTCAATGGCTCTACCTTTGATGACGAAGCCGCCAGCGTCATCGTCACGATGCCCAATCTCACCAATCTCGATCTGAGCAGCACCAAGATCACTGATGCGGGTCTCGTGAAGCTCAAATCACTCAAAAAACTCACCTCTCTCAGTCTCGCAGGCACCACCGTCACTCTCGAAGCCGCCGCCGAGTTTCAGAAAACCATGCCCCAGTGCCGCGTGAACCGCTAA